Proteins from a genomic interval of Symmachiella macrocystis:
- a CDS encoding ABC transporter permease, which translates to MYKYLLCTRYLRTRYIALTCIVSVTLGVATMIVVNSVMSGFSSQMKERIRGILADVVLETGSADGEQDPDRIMARIRHAAGEHIEAMSPTVEVYGMLSFRSFGQYITKPVTIIGIEPESKAKMGTLTDHLYNFMPQRDEEGNRIGPPRYVANVPASFDLHPDDQEYRTAQKESEMRMREHSRMMNELEPVESPVDNAGAIDAGDLFTGSEIIGADDEMFEEESEDLTSPLEGRVYIGSELVTYKYEDQATGKIKTLPMVRVGDDVQLSTVGSGRPPEAIHFSATVVDYFKCGMSEYDNSLIFCNLDYLQKQRVMIDPQTGLTSVTSVQIKLKESADPAVVVGLLRGEFEPGRFAVHTWEQKQGPLLAAVEVESAILNVLLFLIIAVAGFGILAIFFMIVVEKTRDIGILKSLGASSSGVMSIFLAYGFGLGIVGSGAGVGMGLLIVWKINWIEEQITWLTGKEVFDERIYYFPEIPTNIEPWMVFWVAVGAIAIAVLSSILPARRASRLHPVASLRYE; encoded by the coding sequence ATGTACAAGTATCTTCTCTGCACGCGCTATTTGCGGACTCGGTATATTGCGTTGACCTGTATTGTCAGTGTCACGTTGGGCGTGGCGACGATGATTGTCGTCAACAGCGTGATGAGCGGGTTTAGCAGCCAAATGAAGGAACGGATTCGCGGCATTTTGGCCGACGTGGTTCTGGAAACGGGCAGCGCCGATGGCGAACAGGACCCAGACCGGATCATGGCCCGTATCCGCCATGCGGCGGGCGAGCATATCGAGGCGATGAGCCCCACCGTCGAGGTGTACGGCATGCTCAGCTTTCGCTCATTCGGGCAATATATCACCAAACCGGTGACGATCATCGGCATCGAACCCGAATCCAAAGCGAAGATGGGAACGCTGACCGATCATCTGTACAACTTCATGCCCCAACGGGATGAAGAAGGAAACCGGATCGGTCCGCCCCGATACGTAGCGAACGTGCCGGCTTCATTTGACTTGCACCCCGACGATCAAGAATACCGCACAGCGCAAAAAGAAAGCGAAATGCGGATGCGGGAACATAGTCGGATGATGAATGAATTGGAACCGGTCGAATCGCCGGTGGACAACGCGGGAGCAATTGATGCCGGTGACCTGTTCACAGGCTCTGAAATCATCGGCGCCGACGACGAAATGTTTGAAGAAGAGTCTGAGGATTTGACGTCCCCACTCGAAGGTCGGGTCTATATCGGTTCGGAACTGGTGACATACAAATACGAAGACCAAGCGACCGGCAAGATCAAGACGCTGCCGATGGTTCGCGTTGGTGATGACGTGCAACTGAGCACCGTCGGTTCTGGGCGGCCTCCCGAGGCGATCCACTTCTCGGCCACCGTGGTTGATTATTTCAAATGCGGCATGAGCGAGTATGACAACAGCCTGATCTTCTGCAATTTGGATTACCTGCAAAAACAACGCGTCATGATTGATCCGCAAACCGGCTTGACTTCGGTGACGTCGGTGCAGATCAAATTAAAAGAATCGGCCGACCCGGCTGTCGTTGTGGGCTTGTTGCGAGGAGAATTCGAGCCGGGACGGTTCGCCGTGCATACCTGGGAGCAAAAACAAGGTCCGCTGTTGGCTGCGGTTGAAGTCGAATCGGCGATCCTGAACGTGTTGCTCTTTCTGATCATCGCAGTCGCCGGCTTTGGCATTTTGGCGATCTTCTTTATGATCGTCGTGGAGAAAACACGCGACATTGGAATTTTGAAATCCTTGGGAGCCAGCTCCAGCGGCGTGATGTCGATTTTCCTCGCCTACGGATTCGGCTTGGGTATCGTTGGTTCCGGTGCGGGCGTGGGCATGGGATTGCTGATTGTCTGGAAAATCAATTGGATTGAAGAACAGATAACGTGGCTGACCGGGAAAGAAGTGTTTGACGAACGGATTTACTATTTCCCGGAAATCCCCACCAACATCGAGCCGTGGATGGTGTTTTGGGTCGCGGTCGGTGCCATCGCCATCGCCGTGTTGTCCAGCATCTTGCCGGCACGACGCGCGTCGCGACTGCATCCGGTGGCGTCGCTACGGTATGAATGA
- a CDS encoding ABC transporter ATP-binding protein, with the protein METAEIIKMPQRHIAAIAVEKAYRKGDHKIPVLHGVNIDVNRGEFVSIVGQSGSGKSTLLHLLGLLDAPSVGEIHLDSQRIDDLSAKSRDELRNRVFGFIFQFYHLLPELSVIENVLSPLMIRHSLLGYLRRKKQFQNEARELLDRVGLSHRLTHRPSELSGGEMQRAAIARALIGKPEVLLADEPTGNLDATTGGEIMDLLRALNEQEGLTIVMVTHDNVIAEQAGRTVRLREGRLEKLAEAA; encoded by the coding sequence ATGGAAACGGCAGAGATCATTAAAATGCCTCAGCGTCATATCGCGGCGATCGCCGTGGAAAAGGCTTACCGCAAGGGTGACCACAAGATTCCGGTATTACACGGCGTGAACATCGACGTGAATCGCGGAGAGTTTGTCTCCATCGTGGGCCAATCGGGCTCCGGGAAAAGCACGTTGCTGCACCTGCTGGGGTTGTTGGATGCTCCCAGCGTGGGGGAAATTCACCTCGACAGCCAACGTATCGATGACCTATCGGCCAAAAGCCGCGACGAACTCCGCAACCGGGTGTTCGGATTCATCTTTCAGTTTTATCACCTGCTGCCCGAATTGAGCGTGATTGAAAACGTGCTCTCGCCGCTGATGATTCGGCATTCGCTGCTGGGCTATTTGCGACGGAAAAAGCAATTTCAAAACGAGGCCCGCGAGTTACTGGATCGCGTCGGTTTGTCACATCGGTTAACGCACCGGCCTTCGGAACTCTCGGGTGGAGAAATGCAGCGTGCGGCCATCGCCCGGGCCTTGATCGGCAAACCGGAGGTTCTCCTAGCGGACGAACCGACCGGGAATTTGGACGCAACCACCGGTGGCGAGATTATGGACTTGCTGCGGGCGCTGAACGAACAGGAAGGCCTGACGATCGTGATGGTGACTCACGACAACGTGATCGCCGAACAGGCCGGACGTACGGTCCGCCTACGGGAAGGTCGATTGGAAAAGCTGGCAGAGGCTGCTTAG
- the ilvE gene encoding branched-chain-amino-acid transaminase, translating to MSLKVYIAGELVDKADAKVSVFDHGFLYGDGVFEGIRVYNGRVFLMDEHIERLYESALAIRLEIPLSPAEMAEAVNKTVAANGITEGYVRLVISRGAGTLGLDIRRTSDPQVIIIADTISLYPPEMYRDGLKVITASTIRNHAGALSPRIKSLNYLNNILAKIEATDTGCIEALMLNAQGEVAECTGDNIFIVKDGILKTPPPEAGILEGITRGAVMGLARQAGLTVREVAMVRHDIYIADECFLTGTAAEVIPVVDLDGRKIGAGTPGPVTNDLLERFQTLKTGG from the coding sequence ATGTCATTGAAGGTTTATATCGCCGGCGAACTTGTCGACAAGGCCGATGCTAAAGTGAGCGTTTTTGACCACGGGTTTCTCTATGGCGATGGCGTGTTCGAAGGGATCCGCGTTTATAATGGCCGCGTGTTCCTAATGGATGAACACATTGAGCGGCTGTATGAGAGCGCGCTGGCGATCCGCCTGGAGATTCCGCTTTCGCCGGCCGAAATGGCTGAAGCGGTGAACAAGACGGTCGCCGCCAACGGAATTACCGAAGGGTATGTGCGACTGGTGATCTCGCGGGGAGCCGGGACGCTAGGGTTGGACATTCGCCGCACCAGCGATCCCCAGGTGATTATTATCGCCGATACGATTTCACTGTATCCGCCAGAGATGTACCGCGACGGACTGAAAGTGATTACCGCTAGCACGATCCGCAATCACGCCGGCGCGCTGAGTCCGCGGATCAAGTCGCTCAACTATCTCAACAATATCCTGGCCAAAATTGAAGCCACCGACACCGGTTGTATCGAAGCACTGATGCTCAATGCGCAAGGCGAAGTGGCGGAATGTACCGGGGATAATATCTTCATCGTCAAAGATGGCATCCTCAAAACACCGCCGCCCGAAGCGGGGATTTTGGAAGGCATTACCCGGGGAGCCGTGATGGGCTTGGCCAGACAGGCCGGCTTGACGGTCCGGGAAGTCGCCATGGTCCGCCACGACATCTACATCGCCGACGAATGTTTTCTAACTGGCACAGCGGCTGAGGTGATTCCGGTCGTCGACCTGGACGGCCGCAAGATTGGCGCAGGAACTCCCGGACCGGTGACGAATGACCTGCTGGAGCGGTTTCAAACGCTGAAAACGGGCGGGTGA
- the ubiE gene encoding bifunctional demethylmenaquinone methyltransferase/2-methoxy-6-polyprenyl-1,4-benzoquinol methylase UbiE — MTVDKSGGRVRRMFGEISPRYDFLNHFLSGGTDIYWRWRAVRMAPPVGDAPILDVCTGTGDLAFSYEKRAQGAAVIGSDFTHEMLVLANKKREAASGSRIEFLEADAQRLPFADDSFQIVSVAFGLRNVADTMQGLQEMTRVCQPGGKVVVLEFSMPENRLFRSCYRWYFRHILPRIGQLLARNSQFAYNYLPQSVSEFAQGETLATMMKQAGLASVIYKPLTFGIATLYVGTK; from the coding sequence ATGACAGTTGATAAGTCCGGTGGACGCGTGCGGCGCATGTTTGGCGAGATATCGCCGCGCTATGATTTCCTGAATCATTTCCTCTCCGGCGGTACGGATATTTATTGGCGCTGGCGGGCCGTGCGGATGGCGCCGCCGGTGGGCGATGCGCCGATTTTGGATGTCTGCACGGGAACGGGGGACTTGGCGTTTAGCTACGAGAAACGGGCGCAAGGGGCCGCTGTGATTGGCAGCGACTTCACGCACGAGATGCTGGTGCTGGCGAATAAAAAACGAGAAGCGGCCAGCGGATCGCGGATTGAATTTCTGGAAGCTGACGCGCAGCGATTGCCGTTTGCCGACGACAGTTTTCAAATCGTCTCAGTCGCATTCGGCTTGCGCAACGTCGCCGACACCATGCAGGGCTTGCAGGAGATGACGCGCGTCTGCCAGCCGGGCGGCAAGGTGGTGGTGTTGGAGTTTTCTATGCCGGAAAACCGCTTGTTCCGCAGTTGTTATCGCTGGTATTTCCGCCACATTTTGCCGCGGATTGGGCAATTATTGGCCCGCAACAGCCAGTTTGCCTACAATTATTTACCACAGTCGGTCAGTGAATTCGCCCAAGGCGAAACGCTGGCGACCATGATGAAACAAGCCGGCCTCGCGAGCGTGATTTACAAACCGTTGACGTTTGGAATTGCTACGCTGTATGTGGGGACTAAGTAG
- a CDS encoding UbiX family flavin prenyltransferase, with the protein MSPIVIALTGASGSIYALRLLDVLLDAGCALHVVVSPAAALVMRDELDPQLDTDQFRIETMLPSAQQDGEGSSRFQFPALDVSHAGRGTLRVYHHQDFHAGFASGSFLTSGMVICPCSMGTLAAIASGQSSNLIHRAADVHLKERRKLIVVPRETPLGVIQLENMARLASAGGVILPAMPGFYHAPTSMADLVDFVVARICDQLGVQHTLLGRWGEADAGAGKIER; encoded by the coding sequence ATGTCCCCCATCGTGATTGCCCTCACCGGAGCCAGCGGGTCGATTTATGCGCTGCGGTTGTTGGATGTTTTGCTTGATGCGGGGTGCGCGTTACATGTAGTGGTCAGTCCGGCAGCTGCGCTGGTGATGCGGGATGAGTTGGATCCGCAACTGGACACCGATCAATTTCGTATCGAAACGATGTTGCCCTCTGCTCAGCAGGATGGGGAAGGGAGTAGTCGGTTTCAATTCCCAGCCTTGGATGTATCGCACGCGGGGCGTGGGACGTTGCGTGTGTATCATCATCAGGACTTTCACGCGGGGTTTGCCAGTGGGTCGTTCTTGACCTCCGGGATGGTGATTTGCCCCTGTTCGATGGGAACGTTGGCGGCGATTGCCAGCGGGCAGTCGTCGAACTTAATACACCGCGCTGCTGATGTGCATCTTAAGGAACGCCGCAAGTTGATTGTTGTGCCGCGGGAGACGCCGTTGGGGGTGATCCAACTGGAGAACATGGCCCGGTTGGCCAGTGCGGGGGGCGTAATTTTGCCGGCGATGCCTGGTTTTTATCACGCACCGACTTCGATGGCGGACCTGGTCGATTTTGTGGTGGCGCGGATCTGCGACCAGTTGGGCGTGCAGCACACGTTGCTGGGGCGTTGGGGCGAAGCAGACGCGGGTGCGGGGAAGATTGAGCGCTGA
- the topA gene encoding type I DNA topoisomerase, which yields MAKKKVKGLVIVESPAKARKISGYLGSDYIVLASMGHVRDLPAGAAEIPAAVKKEPWSTLGVNVDSEFEPLYIIPKEKKKVVKELKDALKNAQELIIATDEDREGESIGWHLVELLKPKVPVKRMVFSEITKSAIQAAIDNPREMDTDLVSAQETRRVLDRLYGYRLSPLLWKKVAPKLSAGRVQSVAVRVLVRRELERIAFHSGTYWDLKATLNTSPEGQFDAQLWTLGGKRIAAGKDFDEATGKLKLDVDVLLLNEKESLELKDRLLKTDWNVANIEERQQVRKPYPPFTTSTLQQEANRKLNMTARQTMQTAQRLYEAGHITYMRTDSVNLSTEAIDAARNCVDTRYGHEYLSDGPRQFTSKSKNAQEAHEAIRPAGTEMKTAEELGLSGGEGRLYGLIWKRTAATQMAEARLRFQTVTIAADDAEFRATGRHVEFPGFFRAYVEGTDDPEAALDDQESSLPQMKEADKLRCGELEPIGHETKPPARFTEATLVRALEADGIGRPSTYASIIGTIQDRGYVRKQGSQLVPTFTAMAVTKLLEQYFPNLVDYAFTAKMEQTLDDISNGEIESLPYLKGFYGGEEGLDSQVKTNEEKIDPRDICTLDLEGIESKVRVGRYGPYLQKEQEDGENLTASLPAEISPADITNEMAEKLIKQKIEGPTPIGMHPDEGLPIFVLHGPFGYYMQLGEVTEDGPKPKRVSLPKNVEPENVTLTLAMDLLSLPRTVGQHPETDKVVKAGIGRFGPYVLHNKVYASIPKEKDVLTIGLEDAVDLIKNKKVRGAATPLKELGPHPEDGEMVAVFEGRYGPYVKHGKINATLPKETEPDSVTLERALDMIAEKAAKGGGTKKKKKKATKKKAAKKKATKKKAAKKKTTKKKKATKKKAAP from the coding sequence GTGGCCAAAAAGAAAGTCAAAGGACTGGTGATTGTGGAATCACCGGCAAAGGCCCGCAAGATCAGCGGCTACCTCGGCTCGGACTACATCGTCCTAGCCAGCATGGGGCACGTCCGCGATCTGCCTGCCGGCGCTGCGGAGATTCCGGCCGCTGTCAAGAAAGAACCCTGGTCCACACTGGGAGTGAATGTCGATTCCGAGTTTGAACCGCTGTACATCATCCCCAAAGAGAAGAAAAAAGTCGTCAAGGAACTCAAGGACGCCCTCAAAAACGCCCAAGAGCTGATCATCGCGACGGACGAAGACCGCGAAGGGGAAAGCATCGGATGGCATCTCGTCGAGTTGCTCAAACCCAAGGTCCCCGTCAAACGGATGGTGTTTTCCGAAATCACCAAATCGGCCATCCAAGCCGCCATCGACAACCCCCGCGAAATGGACACCGATCTGGTTTCTGCCCAAGAAACCCGCCGGGTGCTCGATCGCCTCTACGGATATCGTCTCAGCCCGCTGTTGTGGAAAAAAGTCGCCCCCAAACTCTCCGCCGGCCGCGTCCAATCAGTCGCCGTCCGGGTCCTCGTGCGGCGGGAACTGGAACGCATTGCCTTCCATAGCGGAACCTACTGGGATCTCAAGGCCACGCTGAACACATCGCCCGAGGGGCAATTCGACGCCCAATTGTGGACTCTAGGCGGTAAAAGAATCGCCGCAGGTAAGGATTTTGACGAGGCGACCGGAAAACTCAAGCTCGACGTCGATGTCTTGTTGCTCAATGAAAAGGAGTCGCTCGAACTCAAGGACCGGTTGCTCAAAACCGACTGGAACGTCGCCAATATCGAAGAGCGGCAACAGGTCCGCAAACCGTATCCCCCCTTTACCACCAGTACGCTGCAACAAGAAGCCAACCGCAAACTAAACATGACCGCCCGGCAGACGATGCAGACGGCCCAGCGGTTGTATGAAGCAGGCCACATTACTTACATGCGGACCGACTCGGTCAATCTTTCGACCGAAGCGATCGATGCGGCACGAAATTGCGTCGATACCCGTTACGGACACGAGTACCTAAGCGACGGCCCACGTCAATTTACCTCCAAAAGCAAAAACGCCCAAGAGGCTCACGAAGCCATCCGCCCCGCTGGGACGGAGATGAAAACGGCAGAAGAATTGGGGCTTTCCGGCGGCGAGGGACGCTTGTACGGCCTGATTTGGAAACGGACCGCTGCCACACAAATGGCCGAAGCCCGTTTGCGGTTCCAAACCGTGACCATCGCAGCCGATGACGCTGAGTTTCGCGCCACCGGCCGCCACGTCGAATTTCCCGGCTTCTTCCGCGCTTATGTCGAAGGGACTGACGATCCCGAAGCCGCGCTCGACGATCAGGAAAGCAGCCTGCCGCAGATGAAAGAGGCGGACAAACTCCGCTGCGGCGAACTCGAACCGATCGGCCACGAAACCAAACCGCCGGCGCGCTTCACCGAAGCGACACTTGTGCGGGCGCTGGAAGCAGACGGTATCGGCCGGCCGAGTACCTATGCGTCGATCATCGGCACCATTCAAGACCGGGGTTACGTGCGCAAACAGGGCAGCCAATTGGTTCCCACCTTCACGGCGATGGCCGTCACCAAATTGCTGGAACAATACTTCCCCAATCTGGTCGACTACGCCTTCACCGCCAAGATGGAACAAACGCTCGACGACATCTCCAATGGGGAAATCGAATCGCTCCCGTATCTCAAAGGATTTTACGGCGGCGAGGAAGGCTTGGATTCGCAGGTTAAGACCAACGAAGAAAAGATCGATCCCCGCGACATTTGCACACTGGACCTGGAAGGCATCGAATCGAAAGTCCGCGTCGGTCGTTATGGACCCTATTTGCAGAAGGAGCAGGAAGATGGCGAAAATCTAACCGCCTCATTGCCTGCCGAAATTTCTCCCGCCGACATTACCAATGAAATGGCGGAGAAACTGATCAAGCAAAAAATCGAAGGGCCCACCCCGATCGGCATGCACCCCGACGAGGGACTGCCGATTTTCGTATTGCACGGGCCGTTCGGCTACTACATGCAACTCGGCGAAGTCACCGAGGACGGCCCCAAACCCAAACGGGTCTCGCTGCCCAAAAACGTCGAACCGGAAAACGTCACCCTCACGCTCGCGATGGACTTACTCAGCCTACCGCGAACCGTCGGGCAGCATCCGGAAACCGACAAGGTCGTCAAAGCGGGCATTGGACGATTTGGACCGTATGTCCTGCACAATAAGGTGTACGCCTCGATCCCCAAAGAAAAAGATGTGCTCACCATCGGCCTGGAAGATGCCGTTGACCTGATTAAAAATAAAAAGGTGCGAGGAGCGGCAACACCGCTGAAAGAACTCGGTCCGCACCCCGAAGATGGCGAAATGGTCGCCGTGTTCGAAGGTCGCTATGGACCTTACGTCAAGCACGGAAAAATCAACGCCACACTCCCCAAAGAAACCGAACCCGATTCGGTCACGCTGGAGCGAGCACTCGACATGATCGCCGAAAAGGCGGCCAAGGGGGGCGGCACGAAGAAGAAAAAGAAGAAAGCCACTAAGAAAAAAGCGGCGAAGAAGAAGGCCACCAAAAAGAAAGCGGCGAAAAAGAAAACCACAAAGAAAAAGAAAGCGACCAAGAAAAAAGCCGCTCCTTAA
- a CDS encoding ABC transporter ATP-binding protein: MNKPENSAVIEAIGLSKFYGPFAAISDVNFQIPRGQVAAFLGPNGAGKSTTMKCLTGFLAPTHGTAKIGGHDVLEERMAAAKMIGYLPENGPLYAEMTPQSFLKYMGEARGLKRQQLKDRLDYVVEQCALGGVYGKAISKLSKGYRQRVGMAQALLHDPEVLILDEPTAGLDPNQIHQVRDLITRLSETKTILLSTHILQEVEAVAGRVVFIFNGRIVFDGTVAEMAAGGDMEAKFRELTTTAA, from the coding sequence ATGAATAAACCTGAGAATTCGGCAGTGATTGAGGCGATCGGCCTGAGCAAGTTTTATGGGCCGTTTGCCGCAATTTCGGATGTCAACTTTCAGATACCGCGCGGTCAGGTGGCGGCGTTTCTCGGCCCCAACGGGGCGGGGAAGTCCACAACCATGAAGTGCCTGACCGGCTTTTTGGCGCCGACACACGGCACCGCGAAAATCGGCGGCCACGACGTGCTCGAAGAACGCATGGCGGCGGCCAAGATGATTGGGTATCTGCCGGAAAACGGTCCGCTGTATGCGGAAATGACGCCGCAAAGCTTTCTGAAATACATGGGAGAAGCCCGCGGGTTGAAACGGCAGCAATTGAAAGACCGGCTGGACTACGTTGTGGAGCAATGTGCCCTGGGAGGCGTTTACGGTAAAGCGATTAGTAAACTCTCCAAAGGGTATCGGCAGCGCGTCGGCATGGCACAGGCGCTACTGCATGATCCGGAGGTGCTCATTCTTGACGAACCGACCGCCGGGCTGGATCCCAACCAAATCCACCAAGTCCGCGATTTGATTACCCGTTTGAGCGAGACCAAAACCATTCTACTATCGACGCACATTTTGCAGGAAGTCGAAGCTGTCGCGGGACGCGTGGTGTTTATCTTCAACGGGCGGATTGTCTTCGACGGCACCGTGGCGGAGATGGCAGCCGGCGGCGACATGGAGGCCAAGTTCCGCGAATTGACGACCACAGCGGCTTGA
- a CDS encoding Gldg family protein, producing MSLRKHVIFAVFKRNFLSYFSGVIGYLFIVVFVALGSVLAFSDQFFANNIASLDQLNQYFPMLLLFIVPAITMSAWADERKTGTDELLFTLPASDGEIVLGKYLSVLAVYSVVLAFSLSHVVVLFMLGHPDVGQLFANYLGYWCAGAALLSAGMFASILTSSTPVAFVIGAVLCAIPVFSDRIGAILPDFLGRHLSASRLFQNMGLSEQLRDFGLGMIPLSGLLYFVSICIFMLYLNLVMAARRHWAGGTKGTQMGWQFAARAICLAVILISANVVFANWNVREDVTSEQLYSISPTTKKVLSELPEKRRILIQAFISPEVPREYVPVRTTLLGLLRQYDQAAGDQLDVRIVNTEQFSPEADEARTFGISAREVQTERAGKVVTDSVFLGAVVTGGVDDEVVIPWFDVGTPIEYELTRSIGTVTETNRRKVGILTTDAKIAGGMNMQSFSSDPEWRIVTELKKQYDVVDVSPDGPITGDFDVLIAPLPSSLTVPQLKNFVDYVKSGKPTLIFDDPMPAFNPQLAAQLPKPSPGGGGMFGQRQPAPPKGDINLLLNELGIAWDKGQSVFDMVNPHPQFASVVQPDLVFVTERNVEGELAPFSEESQVSKGLQETLLLWPGSIRPREGSQAKFIPLIRSARSSTGVLPFDQLISNHPLFGPQMLPNPKRVVDDNTDYYLAARITSDVGAGLNVVFIADMDIISNMFFQIRDRQMYDLNLDNVTFVLNAVDELAGDKEFIPLRKRRAEHRTLTTVEARTQTFVEELQKETEAANEKADEELAAANAQLTEAVEKIRNDPSLDAQDKQIRIQMTQRSLQQRLDVDKVNIESAKEKKVRQEKRETEREISAIEGRIKMWAILLPPIPALVLGIIILCIRVTNERNTIVPERLVRDVGKHA from the coding sequence ATGAGTTTGAGGAAGCATGTCATCTTCGCTGTCTTCAAGCGGAATTTCCTGAGTTACTTCTCAGGAGTGATCGGCTATTTGTTCATCGTGGTGTTCGTGGCCTTGGGATCGGTATTGGCGTTTAGCGACCAATTCTTCGCCAACAACATCGCCAGCCTCGATCAACTCAACCAGTATTTCCCGATGTTGCTGCTGTTCATCGTGCCGGCGATCACCATGAGTGCTTGGGCGGATGAACGCAAAACCGGAACCGACGAGTTGCTGTTTACGCTGCCCGCCTCCGACGGGGAAATCGTGTTGGGCAAATACCTGTCCGTGCTGGCTGTCTACAGCGTGGTGCTGGCATTTTCACTGTCGCACGTGGTCGTGTTGTTCATGTTGGGGCATCCCGATGTGGGACAGTTGTTTGCCAACTATTTGGGGTACTGGTGTGCGGGAGCCGCTTTATTGTCGGCCGGCATGTTCGCCTCGATACTGACCAGCAGCACGCCGGTGGCGTTTGTGATCGGGGCTGTGCTGTGCGCGATTCCGGTATTCAGCGACCGCATCGGCGCGATTCTGCCCGATTTCCTCGGCCGCCATCTTTCGGCAAGCCGTCTGTTTCAGAATATGGGTTTATCGGAACAACTCCGCGATTTTGGGCTGGGCATGATCCCTTTGAGCGGCCTGCTGTATTTTGTTTCGATCTGCATTTTCATGCTGTATTTGAACCTGGTGATGGCCGCTCGACGACATTGGGCCGGCGGCACTAAAGGGACGCAAATGGGTTGGCAGTTCGCCGCCCGGGCAATTTGTTTGGCAGTCATCTTGATCAGCGCCAATGTGGTCTTTGCCAATTGGAACGTCCGAGAAGATGTGACCTCGGAACAGCTCTACAGCATCTCGCCGACGACAAAAAAGGTTCTGTCTGAACTGCCAGAAAAGCGCCGGATCTTGATTCAGGCGTTCATCAGCCCGGAAGTCCCGCGCGAATATGTGCCGGTCCGCACGACGTTGTTGGGATTGTTACGACAATATGATCAAGCGGCCGGCGATCAACTCGATGTGCGGATCGTCAATACCGAACAGTTTTCACCTGAAGCAGACGAAGCGCGGACGTTCGGCATCAGCGCCCGTGAAGTACAAACCGAACGTGCGGGCAAGGTCGTTACTGATTCCGTCTTTTTAGGAGCGGTCGTCACCGGTGGTGTGGATGACGAAGTGGTGATTCCCTGGTTCGACGTGGGGACACCGATTGAATACGAATTGACGCGGTCGATTGGCACGGTCACCGAGACGAATCGCCGCAAAGTCGGCATTTTGACAACGGATGCCAAAATCGCCGGCGGCATGAATATGCAAAGCTTCTCCAGCGATCCCGAATGGCGGATCGTGACCGAATTGAAAAAGCAATATGACGTGGTGGATGTCTCGCCCGATGGCCCGATCACGGGGGATTTTGATGTCCTCATCGCCCCGCTGCCGTCGTCGTTGACGGTGCCGCAGTTGAAAAACTTTGTCGACTATGTGAAGTCGGGCAAACCGACTTTGATCTTCGACGACCCGATGCCGGCATTCAACCCGCAGTTGGCGGCGCAGCTTCCCAAACCGAGTCCGGGCGGCGGCGGCATGTTCGGCCAACGTCAACCGGCGCCCCCCAAGGGAGACATCAACCTGCTGCTCAATGAATTGGGCATTGCCTGGGACAAGGGGCAGTCGGTGTTTGACATGGTCAATCCGCACCCGCAGTTTGCTAGCGTCGTGCAACCCGATTTGGTATTCGTGACCGAACGGAATGTTGAAGGAGAATTGGCGCCCTTCAGTGAAGAAAGCCAAGTGAGCAAGGGATTGCAGGAAACACTGTTGTTGTGGCCCGGTTCCATCCGGCCGCGCGAGGGGAGCCAAGCCAAGTTTATTCCCCTCATCCGCTCCGCTCGATCGTCGACCGGTGTGTTGCCATTCGACCAATTGATCAGCAACCACCCGTTGTTCGGCCCGCAGATGCTGCCGAACCCGAAACGGGTCGTCGACGACAATACGGACTATTATCTGGCTGCACGGATCACCTCGGATGTGGGAGCAGGTCTGAACGTGGTCTTCATTGCCGACATGGACATCATCTCCAACATGTTCTTCCAAATTCGTGATCGGCAGATGTACGATTTGAATTTGGACAACGTGACGTTCGTACTGAATGCGGTCGACGAATTGGCCGGGGACAAAGAGTTTATTCCGCTGCGAAAACGCCGCGCCGAACACCGGACTTTGACGACCGTTGAAGCGCGGACGCAAACGTTTGTAGAAGAGCTTCAAAAGGAAACCGAGGCCGCCAACGAAAAAGCGGACGAGGAATTGGCAGCTGCTAATGCCCAATTGACCGAAGCGGTCGAAAAAATTCGCAATGACCCGTCGCTCGACGCGCAAGACAAGCAAATCCGCATTCAAATGACGCAGCGATCGCTGCAACAACGATTGGACGTGGATAAGGTCAATATCGAAAGTGCCAAGGAAAAGAAGGTCCGTCAGGAAAAACGGGAAACGGAACGCGAAATCTCGGCCATTGAGGGACGTATTAAAATGTGGGCGATTCTCCTGCCGCCGATTCCCGCATTGGTGTTGGGCATCATTATTTTGTGCATCCGCGTCACCAATGAACGGAACACGATCGTCCCGGAGCGTCTGGTGCGCGACGTCGGCAAACATGCGTAA